From the genome of Lutra lutra chromosome 8, mLutLut1.2, whole genome shotgun sequence:
CCAACTACAGTGTTTCTGGCTGCCTGATGTTGAAATTTGGGAGAGTTCTCAAGAgcacaaagaatatattttagttataatAGCTATAGAAACTGTTAGAGATAATTCAAAAGCCAATTCTTCCTCATCCCATAGGCAAGGCTTAACTATTTCTTTTCTATGGACTCTCCTCAAACATTGACTGAAATGTAGGATAAGGTCACCTTTAAAGATGAGACCTATCTTCTCTTCTTATCCTTTAAAAAGGGTATAAAGAGgtgccctctcctctcctccctaaCTTCTATTAACCTCAGTGCCCAAAATAACAGTAATAGATGTCAGATTAGAGAAACTTCTAACTGCACAGAAATATCAGTGAGTCCTCTGTCAACTACATTTAATTCCTATCTCCAAATAATGGCATCCTGGGGGGGAGGCTGCCAGCTATTGATGAATGAGTCTCAAGTAACTCCTAAGTTTTGTTCATTGTCTAATAAATAGCTTGAAGAGGAATATAAGATTACCTGGTTCTCTTTTATACAGCTCATGACATAATTTGGTGGCTATTTCCTGCAGTGTGATCGACAGGTCCCTGATCATTTTGGAACTATTCTTGTTATGTATCAGTTGCagagaaacatttttctgaagttcttctttgaaattttgcattttattcaaTTTTCCTGTTTCTATCTTCAAAGTTGTGTAaactccaaataaaaaaaataaaaaaaatttaattcctcaACCCAACTATTATCTCTTTTCTGCTGAACTAGTATTACAAACATTAAAGGTTTTGGGAAGCAATCCCTTCacagaagggaggaaaacaaattACCGTGTTTAAGTATCCAGTTATCAATACCTTTTGGGTTATATAACCTATAAGCCTATTCCAAGGCTTcaattcaaaaataaactttcttgTAAAATTCATGTAATTCTAGGTGTCTTCCCTTTCAGTCCAAACATGggtaatacatacatacatatgcttCCTAAGACTCCTAGTCCAACCAGTAGCAGAAGACATAGAAGAGTCAGAGCCAAGGCTCTCTGACGCCATCCATGGGAAGGAGCAGGTGGTGCTGTGGAAAGCAAAATAAGTAGGCAGGCCTGGAAGTGGTATACatcttaatttcattcattcattcattcattcagcctttatttcttttctaacgTGTCTCTGGTAAAGGAATGTGTTTTGCTAGAAACtcaaggacattttaaaaatgtctttttaaaggaTAAGTAAAAAACACTTTGTTAGCTGTTTTACATGCAAACTGGTTCTCACAGGAGAGGTTGTTAACTGGTAGGCTGAGTCAAGacacaaagaggcaaaaaaaggGCTTTGAAAAGAATTGAGAAAACCTATCAATCTGGATAGGACATATCTTTTCTGTACAAATTGGGGAAACGAGTAGCTGGCAGCTAATAAAGAGGTCGATCAAAGTATCCCTTCCTTCAGTGGACAATTGAGAGtgccaaagaaaataattttattacttatgCCCTTCCCCACAAATCCTGAGAGTTTGGTTGTGGAATATAAATGATAGGGTGTCTTTTGTAATGTTTTCATGTGTCCTCCCAGCAGCCAGAAACATAGGCCAGATCAGTATCATTTCCTCATCAggatttcttcatatttttagcaacaaatttctgttggactttttttttttttttgctaaacaCTAAATCCCCAAAACAGATCatttccctattaaaaaaaaaagaattataaactttatattataaattaatcatTATTAAATCAGTACCTGATTTTAATTATCATCATCTGTGTATATGGATACTAGCTATTTAAAAGAACATAATTCAGGAAAAATGTGATAACCAATTATACTTCTGATCTGTGTCCTACATCTCTTAGCTGGTGATGTAATATTGTGAAATATGTAGAGAAttgaaagtaaaatgtaaaacaacTTTTTAGACTTTGACCAATGGCTAATAGTGAAAGAACTATATAGTAAAGATCTTATCTAAGGTTAGAGGTATGACTTCAAGTTCTATCTTCCTAAGAATtatgttctcatttatttatgtattcaattAGACAAAAGTTATCTGCTCAGTACCTTCTATATCCCAGGCATTATTTTGGGTGCTCACAATACAACACACAAGTGAGCAAGATATACAAGTTCCTGCTCTCATTTTAattgtgagagaaaaaaatggatagatcATAGATAGAGATAAATAGTATCTATCTATaagtagatagatgatagagatcTTAAATTGTGCTATGGTGTGCACAGATTCAAAACAGTTATATTATAGAGAACAAGTAGTTCTGATCTTATAGCCAATGCAAATGAGCCTGCAAAACCAGTGGGAAGAACATTATAAGCAGCAAGATTGTCTAGTTCAAAGGACTTCATTTGGGAAAGATCTTTACctgtttgaaaaacagaaaaaaattcagtggctAAGAACTGTGGCCAAGGTGAGAAATGATGTTTGAGGAGGTCAAAAAGAAGGCAGGAGACAGATTATTGACAGGCTTTATTAAGCCAGAGTGAGGGGATTGGAGTTCTTTGAGAAACCACCGGGTTTAACGAAGACAGGAAAATAAttgagctgttttgttttttgttttttgtggtttgttttggaAAGATCACTATTACTGCATATGGacaatacattaattgtagggctGCAATGTTGGAAGTAGGAAGAATAGCAAGAAAACTATTGTAGTATGCCATGAAAGAGAGAACAGCAGTTTGCTTTACTAGGACTAGAGAATACAAAGAAATTAGAATCTATAGTacaaatttatgaaatatttatgagaGATCTTTTACTTGATAGATGTGGAGgatttaaatatatacacttgTAGGCAGCATaacatagtgatttttaaaaaaagaagaagaagaaggcatgCCATGCCTAGGGCTAGTATGCCTGGGCTTGAATGCTGGATCTGCTTATCACGTgagactttggacaagtcacttgacctctctgtgtcttagtttttgcattggttaaaaaagaaagctatagggcgcctgggtggctcagtgggttaagccgctgccttcggctcaggtcatgatctcggggtcctggaatcgagtcccacatcgggctctctgctcagcagggagcctgcttcccttcctctctctctctgcctgcctctctgcctacttgtgatctctctctgtcaaataaataaattaaaaaaaaatctttaaaaaaaaaaagaaagctataaaatatCAGAGAGTAAGTGAATTAATATTGGTAATACAATTAGAACAGTGCTGGCATATAGCAAACTCCTGGTGATTGTattaaatatgtatctatttttatatttaatgagaTGAGGATGATTGGGGAAAGGAAACAGttttagaggaaaaattttttaaaaatacagaacttggggcgcctgggtggctcagtgagttaaggcctctgcctttggctcaggtcatgatcccagggtcctgggatcgagccccacatcgggctctctgctcagcaagaagcctgcttcccccctctctctgcctgcctctctgcctacttgtgatctctgtctgtcaaataaataaataaaattaaaaaaaataaaaataataaaaatacaaaactttcaGGTACAGTGTGGTTTTGAATGTTATAGCTTCCAATAtttctttacctcttttcttcctttagtcGCCTAGgtgttttttcatttaacttaacctcaaagaaagaaagaaagaaagaaaagaaaaagagaaatttggaaGCAATATATGCTTGACTTGGTAGAATactaaatgacatttttaaaagttctctttgtctctctgtctctgtttcacatacacacacactacatttctttttttctttacttttatccttccttccttcctccctcctgccctctcactctctccctctccctttctctctctctcctattctttctttcctatatCTAGGCTCAACATATGGGAAttatggtgtgtgtatgtatctaagTATTTTGTAGCCTCCAATAAAcactaattttttccttttctaaataatGAGAAACATTAATGCCATCATATGACTGcaagaatcattttaaaataaagtatcagACTATTAAGTTCTCCTCGACAGTTCAACCAAAGCAATTACTTCTTAAATACCATATTTAAGATGAGTAAATTTAGCTCAAAATATATCTCATACCTAAAGAAActaaattaattaaagatttattaaaaagagCTGTATCCCCATTCAACCATAATATTCTCTAAGCTATTATTTTCTAATCATTCAAACAGTGAACAGACCTAACAGCAAGCTAAAGAGAAGTGATATAACgtgattttatgaatttatttatgaatgaataatatgTCTAAGAATATAGTAAAATTTTCATTcacaaaatttccatttatagGACTGAATATTATTATCTCACTCTTTATCTCTAGTGATagtttaatatgaaaataaaattcctgcTGTTTAGTTTTAAGTTTATATTCTTCCACTTAGTCATATGTGCCTACAGAGGTTAGTATCTTTCTCTCTGCTTAGAATCCTTCTCTGAATAAAATTTGATTTGTTTGATAGTAATGGTCAAATTGGTCAAATTGAGCGGCTTAAAAGAACTTTAATTCCTTCTAATAtctgtttctgaaaaatattctCAAACTTATTTAttactgcattcttttttatatccttttatttttatttgtggtaCCCAGAACTGAAAATATgatcaattttaaatattaaatacataccTACTAGActaaatgtataaacaaaaaatGATTACTGAAATCctgaccaattaaaaaaattattggtaTATTTCTCAtcttcatctatttttaatttaagcctcacaaaataatcattaaatatgTTGGTCTTTTCCAAAATGGCACAGGCAGCAAACACTGAATTATGGCTGTAATCTCATAATAAAACGGGCCTTCTTATCTCCACTTTCTAGGTGAGAGCCCAGAGACTTCAAAAGGTCAAATGATCTATTTAAATGTCCTGTACACATCCGATGGACTCCAAACCCTCTCCTCCATAATTCTGGCAGGTCAATAGAGAGTCTTTTCCAATCCACACTCGTGTATGTAACACTCAAGCATAGCATGTACTCACTGAAGTCACTGTTGCTCTCCTGCAAAATGAAGATTCCCATTTCTACCTCATAAGGCAGGaagaatagtatttttcacatagCAGGAAAGATCTCTTGTTTTACTATTAGATACATTAGCTGGGAGTGGCTAGcactttcttataaaaaaaaaaagaacgtacAAAATCATGATTTTCCTGGACAACATGTACTCCCTTGTTTTATGGGGGAAAAATGTTACATAATCCAGTAAAATCAAACTATCGTCCCAACCTAATTATCTTGACTATGatattaaaacagaaacattGTAAAAGATCAAGTGTTCAATGCACCACCAacacctttaaatttttttttttttttggtaaaaacgGGAGGCTCAACCTACAACACATCCAAAGTTCAAAATCTTACCTTTTATCCCAACTCCATCAAACTCatggatattttcctttttaccgGACTCCTGAAATTTTAGATCTGCATAAGTAATTTCTTCAGACATTGATGGCTATGAAAAGAAAGCCtaacaaactattaaaaaaaaataagatgaaggTGAACTAACAGAGTTGAATTTAAACAGGAATTGTAATTTTACACATCTGTTTACAAACCAAAGCTGAAATGTGTAAGCTTTAACTTCTCTTTTCAGTGTCCCAATCCTGTCTGTATACAGAGGAGCTGCAGCCTATCAGAGGCCTCAGATAAGTACAGACATGGCTGCAAGACTGAAAGTCTTTCTTCCTCttatctctcttccttttttctcatttctctataACTCCCAATgagaggaagttttaaaaattgttttggttaGTGCCAGGCAAGGGGACACAGATCCCTAACAACACATGTGCAGATATAACATAGAATTTGTTGGAGAATCAccttcaagcagagaaagacgaGAAGGACACCATCCCCACACACTCACTTTTCCACAATAGTGGTCTGGCATAAATGTTCTGTATGTGTCATGGCAAATGTCCTGACAGAGTGGATTTGCCTTTGCTGGGAGACTGTATGTACGCAAAGCACTcctagagagagacagaggataAGGCCCACTCTGTAACTCTGTTAGTTAGGGGTAAGTTAACCTAAGAGGAGTTAGGGAGCATCTAGTTTCTTTAGCAGCAAGAAATACAGTAAGGGATCTGGGACCCAGAAACCACACCAGGAAGTATGCACACTGATGGCCGAGGTGGGTATACCAAAGGTCCTAGAAATTGCTTTGTAGTCCAGGAAAGCTGAAATAagtcttgctgtctctctttagACTGCCTCAGTCTTTTTGAGCCAGCTCCCAGCTAAAGTATACCAAAAGGGTCATGCAAGCCAGGATCTTATAAAGTCCACTCAGCATTCTCAGGAGGCCAGGATCTGTGCATTTACTGATCAAGGGTACAAAGTGAAGATGGGTGTTTGGGAATCATTGTTTTTGAGTAAGTTCCTTCCTAATTCTTATTAGTAAATCTTATATATTCAGTCACATAATTGAAGAGTTGAAAGACTGCAGTGACAGTGGCATACTCAAGTTCAAAAAAGAGACCCACAGTcagaatcaagagaaaaaaacaaatatatacattaaaaggggagtttgaaaaggataaaataaagggACAATTTATACGATGTGGATAGGCTCAAAGGAATATATAtactcaaagatacagatgtaatgaaaagaaggggcatgtgcaccccaatgttcatagcagcaatgttcacaatagccaaactgtagaaggagccaagatgaccttcaacacaggaatggataaagatgtggtccatatatacactagaatatttctcagccatcagaaaggatgaatactcaccaTTGGCATCAACATGACTGGAACGGGAGGggcttatgctgagtgaaacaagtcaagcagagaaagataattaccatatggtttcactcatatgtggaacataagaaatagtgtggaggaccacaggggaagggagggaaaactgaatgggatgaaattggagagggagaccaaccatgagagactctggactctgggaaacaagctgaaggttacagaagggaggggtgaggggatggggtaaccagatgatgggtattaagaacaACGCGTGtggtgatgagcgctgggtgttacatgtaactaatgaatcattgaacactacacagCAACTTAGTTTAGCCAACAAGCAGCAAAATTCATTACATGAGCTCTCACGTATAATACGCAAAATAGTTACTTCTGCTAGGGTCTCGTCAATCCAGTACAATCtgaattcttttccatttaacaaaacagcaaaaaggaTCTCTCAAAAAGGATTGTATTTTCACTATATCCATTGACTATTTCTTATATATTAGTGGAACTTACCAGTAAGTGAGTAGTTTATCTGGCACAACATTTGGTAGGGGATAGCAACATGAATGCAGAAGCAATAACAGTTCCTTAGCTTTCCTTCCTTAGAAGTATTTGAAATCAATGGctattccttattcttttttttttaagatttttatttatttatttgagagagagagagaaaaagagagagagagaatgagttgtggggaggggcagagagagagaacaagaccctctaagcagggagtctgatgcgaggctccatcccaggaccctgggatcatgatctgagcctaacgcagatccttaaccgactgagccacccaagcgcccctactCCTTCCTTTGTAAACACTTTTATTTCTCAGATTTCATCTTTGTCTCACTTAATCTTCAATTAAACTattcttaatttcagttattatttatttcagttccAGAGTTTTCATTTGACTCTTGAATTGCTTCCATGTTGCTGaaattctttatactttttttctctttacttgaACACACTGACCACTTTTGTTTCAAATTTCCTATCCAATACCATCAGTATCTGAAAGTACTTGCggctcagtttttgtttgtttgttttaatttggctTGTCAGTTGTTGTTTTgccatttagtcttttttttttccaggatgcCTCATTATTTTTTGATCAAATGCCAGACATTGTATGGCAAAACAGTTGAGATTACAAATgatatctttaaaatgatttttgtttgttttcctgg
Proteins encoded in this window:
- the CLEC12A gene encoding C-type lectin domain family 12 member A isoform X1; translation: MSEEITYADLKFQESGKKENIHEFDGVGIKDTERSSDLSKVSRDKQIQHSSPAPPAPSHGWRQRALALTLLCLLLLVGLGVLGSIFYTTLKIETGKLNKMQNFKEELQKNVSLQLIHNKNSSKMIRDLSITLQEIATKLCHELYKREPEHKCKPCPKAWMWHEDSCYRLSDHYETWQKSVVFCSAQNASLLTIKNKSVLEFIKSKKLRRYWLGLPNGEYQDYQNLDETIISSNWLTQRRNDINDRMFCGYIDTQYVYYGDCTFKLKFICEKLANPVEVKSTLLSEIPDGKYS